A genomic stretch from Candidatus Methylomirabilis sp. includes:
- a CDS encoding ABC transporter substrate-binding protein — MPKGLRPTLLALPILLAATTLAAGPPSIPIGAVNSLTGRFAPQGTAIHRGIVLAVEEANAGGGIGGRSVRLLVQDDEGRPERALAAAERLAGRDGAVGLVGGYVDSLVGPVSEVAERYRVPYVATASLDERLTERGYRFFFRVSSLGGYVEATVGFLQHLLKPRAVALLSANTPGASQLALRQREGLRAAGIAVLVEDQFTPGLSDFAPLLSRVRAGGAPVLVSNAFFGDHLVLVRQLRARQHPLAAYLGTFGMEFPEVIRELGPASEGLFGTTTWEPGITAPGTEEASRAFVEAFQRRFGEPPAPLAMHGYAGARALLAALAAAPGDRLTGPAVREALARVDLMLPIGRVAFTGTGDPQDYRRVVLQIQDGRHVVVYPPDRATGPPRIPTLGEERR, encoded by the coding sequence TTGCCGAAGGGCCTCCGCCCGACCCTGCTCGCCCTCCCCATCCTCCTGGCGGCGACAACTCTCGCTGCAGGTCCCCCCTCCATCCCGATCGGCGCCGTAAACTCCCTGACCGGACGCTTCGCCCCCCAGGGGACAGCCATCCACCGGGGGATCGTGCTGGCCGTCGAGGAGGCCAACGCCGGCGGCGGGATAGGGGGCAGGTCGGTTCGCCTCCTCGTCCAGGATGACGAGGGCCGGCCGGAGCGGGCGCTGGCCGCCGCCGAAAGGCTGGCGGGCCGGGACGGCGCCGTGGGCCTGGTGGGGGGCTACGTGGACAGCCTCGTGGGCCCGGTGAGCGAGGTGGCGGAGCGCTACCGGGTCCCCTACGTCGCCACGGCCTCCCTGGACGAGCGGCTCACAGAGCGGGGGTACCGGTTCTTCTTCCGGGTGAGCAGCCTGGGAGGCTACGTGGAGGCCACGGTCGGCTTCCTCCAGCATCTGCTCAAGCCGCGGGCCGTCGCTCTCCTCTCGGCCAACACCCCCGGGGCGTCCCAGCTTGCCCTCCGGCAGCGCGAGGGGCTCCGCGCGGCCGGGATCGCCGTCCTCGTAGAGGACCAGTTTACCCCGGGCCTCAGCGACTTCGCCCCCCTGCTCAGCCGCGTCCGGGCCGGCGGGGCTCCGGTCCTGGTCTCCAACGCCTTCTTCGGCGACCACCTGGTTCTGGTCCGGCAGCTCCGGGCCCGGCAGCACCCCCTCGCAGCCTACCTGGGGACCTTCGGGATGGAGTTCCCCGAGGTCATCCGGGAGCTGGGCCCGGCGAGTGAGGGGCTGTTCGGGACCACCACCTGGGAGCCCGGGATCACGGCCCCCGGGACCGAGGAGGCCTCCCGTGCCTTCGTCGAGGCCTTCCAGCGGCGCTTCGGCGAGCCCCCTGCCCCGCTCGCCATGCACGGCTACGCCGGCGCACGAGCCCTGCTGGCGGCGCTGGCGGCGGCGCCAGGGGACCGCCTCACAGGGCCAGCCGTGCGCGAGGCGCTGGCCAGGGTGGATCTGATGCTTCCCATCGGGCGGGTGGCGTTCACGGGTACCGGGGACCCGCAGGACTACCGCCGGGTCGTGCTCCAGATCCAGGACGGACGGCACGTGGTCGTCTACCCGCCCGACCGGGCCACCGGACCGCCCCGCATCCCGACCCTCGGAGAGGAGAGGAGATAG